From Primulina tabacum isolate GXHZ01 chromosome 2, ASM2559414v2, whole genome shotgun sequence, one genomic window encodes:
- the LOC142536810 gene encoding DEAD-box ATP-dependent RNA helicase 53, mitochondrial-like, with amino-acid sequence MGGLLLLRRSSSSTSSKRLALTALSHIFPEKPPPPSSSNALISPQIPSTRALPKSSSFFQSTLRGFHSGRALWAEYAVADLSDDGPVDDGLEISKLGISQEIVSALAAKGINRLFPIQRAVLEPAMQGRDMIGRARTGTGKTLAFGIPIIDKIIRYNEKHGQGRNPLALVLAPTRELARQVDKEFSETAPKLDTLCVYGGVPISRQMSTLDRGVDVIVGTPGRVIDLIKRGALNLSEVQFVVLDEADQMLNVGFADDVEVILGYITQKHQTLMFSATMPNWILRLTQKFLKNPVTIDLVGESDQKLADGISLYAITADMREKPAIIGPLITEHAKGGKCIVFTQTKRDADQLAYAMQRNFKCEALHGDISQNQRERTLSAFREGRFNTLVATDVAARGLDVPNVDLVIHFELPSSSEIFVHRSGRTGRAGKKGSAILIYSTHQYREVKGIEREVGCRFVELPKIAVDAGALDMYGGMDRGGRFGNIGNTGGARRDSGGFGNSGGGRFGGNSGSGGGRSGGFGSGRSGGYGSGGGFGGQGSGRSGNFGSFGSGRSNAFGDLGGSDRSGFGNFGGSSRSNGFEDFGSDRSSGFGSSRSGQNRSSRVGGFSDENNDGKRNTGRRFF; translated from the exons ATGGGTGGCCTCCTCTTGCTCAGGAGATCCTCATCTTCTACTTCATCGAAGAGGTTGGCTCTCACCGCTCTCAGCCATATCTTTCCGGAGAAGCCACCACCCCCTTCTTCGTCAAATGCCCTCATTTCTCCGCAAATTCCCTCTACTAGAGCTCTTCCTAAGTCTTCGTCGTTTTTCCAGTCGACCCTCAGGGGGTTTCATTCTGGCCGGGCTTTGTGGGCGGAGTATGCCGTCGCTGACTTATCCGATGACGGGCCCGTTGATGATGGGCTTGAGATTTCCAAGCTCGGGATATCGCAGGAGATTGTCTCGGCCTTGGCTGCGAAGGGTATTAATAGGCTTTTCCCCATTCAG AGGGCTGTTTTGGAACCAGCTATGCAGGGGCGCGACATGATTGGCCGAGCAAGGACCGGAACTGGGAAGACTCTAGCTTTCGGAATTCCCATAATCGATAAGATAATTCGATACAATGAGAAGCATGG ACAGGGTCGGAATCCTTTGGCACTTGTATTGGCTCCTACCAGAGAACTTGCTCGTCAAGTGGACAAAGAGTTTTCCGAGACTGCGCCAAAATTAGATACTCTATGCGTCTATGGGGGTGTTCCAATTTCTCGCCAAATGAGTACTCTCGACCGTGGTGTTGATGTGATTGTCGGCACTCCTGGACGTGTCATTGATTTGATTAAGCGCGGTGCTTTAAATTTGTCGGAGGTGCAGTTTGTCGTCCTTGATGAAGCTGATCAAATGCTTAATGTGGGATTCGCTGATGACGTTGAGGTTATCTTGGGATATATTACGCAGAAGCATCAAACCTTGATGTTTTCAGCCACAATGCCAAATTGGATATTGAGACTTACGCagaagtttttgaaaaacccGGTTACCATTGATCTT GTGGGAGAATCTGACCAGAAATTAGCAGATGGGATTTCCTTATATGCAATTACGGCCGACATGCGTGAGAAACCAGCTATAATTGGACCTTTGATAACG GAACATGCAAAGGGAGGCAAATGCATTGTTTTCACACAAACTAAGCGTGATGCTGATCAATTGGCATATGCTATGCAAAGAAACTTTAAGTGTGAAGCATTGCATGGTGATATTTCACAGAACCAAAGGGAAAGAACTTTATCTGCTTTTCGAGAAGGACGTTTTAATACTTTAGTGGCTACTGATGTCGCTGCCCGTGGCCTTGATGTACCGAATGTTGATCTG GTGATACATTTTGAACTTCCAAGCTCTTCAGAGATTTTTGTTCATCGGTCTGGGAGAACAGGTCGTGCTGGGAAGAAGGGTAGTGCAATTCTCATCTATTCTACACACCAATACAGGGAAGTTAAGGGTATCGAACGTGAAGTTGGATGCCGGTTTGTCGAG CTTCCAAAAATAGCTGTTGATGCTGGAGCCTTGGACATGTATGGTGGTATGGATCGTGGTGGTCGTTTTGGTAATATTGGAAATACGGGAGGCGCTCGACGCGATTCTGGCGGTTTTGGCAATTCTGGCGGTGGCCGTTTTGGTGGTAACAGTGGTTCTGGTGGTGGTCGTAGTGGGGGATTTGGTTCAGGACGGTCGGGAGGATATGGATCTGGTGGGGGATTTGGTGGACAGGGTTCTGGCCGCTCTGGCAATTTCGGCAGTTTTGGGTCTGGCCGTTCAAATGCTTTTGGAGACCTAGGAGGCTCAGATCGTAGTGGTTTTGGAAACTTTGGTGGTTCTAGTCGCTCAAATGGTTTTGAGGATTTTGGATCAGATCGTTCCAGTGGATTTGGCAGTTCACGATCTGGGCAGAATCGTTCAAGCCGTGTTGGTGGTTTTTCTGATGAAAATAATGATGGTAAGCGGAATACAGGGAGGAGATTCTTTTGA
- the LOC142536811 gene encoding reticulon-like protein B8, translating to MPEGITAECLMENIMETISDNLPKQKKASFSEDKKLNSVSSEFNRLFGRQKPVHHLLGGGKSADVLLWRDKTISVSCLAGATIVWVLFEWLNYNFLTLLSLAIVIGIVAQFVWKTASGILNRSPSEVPRLVLPEQVFINIGKLVGGEVNRGLNFLQDVACGGNMKQFLVVVLSLLAVAIIGSWCNLLTVIYIGFVAAHTLPVLYERYENEVDSFVSNVLDQFQHNYRKLDTHVLSRIPTGKFRGKKFE from the exons ATGCCTGAGGGAATTACAGCCGAGTGTCTTATGGAAAACATCATGGAAACAATTTCCGACAATCTTCCCAAGCAAAAAAAAGCCTCGTTTTCTGAGGACAAAAAATTAAACTCCGTGTCATCAGAGTTCAATAGACTGTTTGGGCGTCAAAAGCCAGTTCACCATCTTCTAGGAGGCGGAAAAT CCGCGGACGTGCTTTTGTGGAGGGACAAGACAATCTCAGTTAGTTGTTTGGCTGGTGCTACAATTGTTTGGGTGCTTTTTGAATGGTTGAATTACAATTTTCTTACTCTTTTAAGCCTCGCGATTGTCATTGGCATTGTTGCTCAGTTTGTGTGGAAAACTGCATCAGGCATATTAAACAG ATCTCCTTCCGAAGTTCCTCGTCTTGTTCTGCCTGAGCAGGTTTTCATTAACATTGGCAAGTTGGTTGGAGGTGAGGTGAATCGTGGCTTGAATTTCTTGCAGGATGTTGCCTGTGGAGGAAATATGAAGCAATTTTTAGTG GTTGTGTTGAGCTTGTTGGCTGTTGCTATTATTGGAAGCTGGTGCAACTTACTGACTGTGATCTATATCG GTTTTGTTGCTGCCCACACATTGCCTGTACTGTACGAAAGGTACGAAAATGAAGTCGACAGCTTCGTCAGCAATGTCCTGGATCAATTTCAGCATAATTACCGAAAGCTGGATACTCATGTCCTCAGCCGAATCCCTACAGGCAAGTTCAGGGGAAAGAAGTTTGAGTAG